The region CGCATTGCCGAAGCGCAGCTGCATTACGCCAGCGCCCAATACGGAGTCGCTATCGCCAATACACTGCCGCAGTTTGCCATCACCGGCGCGATTGGAGGGATGGCTTCGTCGCCGAACTGGATGTTCAAGAACGGCGGCGGTTTCTTTGATCTGACCGGTAATGTTGCGCAGACCATTTTCGACGGCGGAACGCTGCGCGCCAAATCGCGTGCAGCGCAACAAGGACTGAATCTTGCCGGTGCGCAATACCGCGGCGTAGTGATGTCTGCATTGCAGAACGTGGCCGATGCCCTGTATGTCATTCAATCCGATGCACAGGCATTGAAAGCGGCTGCGACAGCGGCAGAGGCGGCGGGAAAAATGGGCGATCTGACCCGGAAACAGTACGAGGCGGGCGCGGTGGATTTTCAGACCTTGCTGGTAGTGCAGCAGAACGAGCAGCTGGCAAATATCAATCTGGTGCAGGCGCAGACCAACCGGCTTGGGGACACGGCCGCACTGTTTCAGGCGCTGGGTGGCGGTTGGTGGAATCGCGCAACAAAAGAGATGGCAGGGGCTAAAACAGAGTGAGCAGTCAGTTGAAAAAAATATTGGCGGGTTTGACGGTGGTGATACTGGCTGCAGTTGGCTACACCGGTTGGCAAAAATTCCAGGCCTCCTCGAGGGCGGAATCCAGTGTTGAGAAGCCTGCTGTGCATACGCCAAAGGACACGATACGCTTCGCGGAGAATGCGCCGCAACTTGCTTTTTTGCAGATCAAGCCGGTGGAAAGTTATCCGGAGCCCATGGTCGATTCCCTGAATGCACGCCTCGCCTATGATGACAACCGGACTGCACGCGTGTTTCCCCCGATTGCAGGGCGTGTGCTGAAGATCACGGTAGATGCGGGAAGCGAGATCAGGGCGGGCGATGAACTCCTCGTGCTGGATGCCCCCGACTATGCCCAGGCCACTTCGGATGAAGTGAAAGCCAGGGCAGACCTGGAGCGCAAGCGCCAGGCGAATGATCGGGCCGGCGAGTTGTTGAAAGTGAATGGCATCTCGCTCAAGGATGCGGAATCGGCCGCAGCCGATTTTCACCAGGCCGAGGCTGAGGCGCAGCGCACCGAGGCGCGGTTGCGCAACCTGCAAAGCATGGCGTCGATGACGGATGGAAAGTTCATCCTGCGCGCACCCATCGGCGGGACGGTAAGCGAACGCCAGGTGAATCTGGGCAGTGAGGTCCGCACCGATGCGGCCAATCCGATTTTTGTCATTACCGATTCGAAAAAATTATGGGCATTGATCGATTTGCCTGAGCTCTACCTGGATAAAGTGAAGGTGGGGCAGGCGGTGTCGGTGGAAGTGGATGCCTACCCCGGCGAGGCTTTCAAGGGGAAAATCACGGTCATTGCCGAGGCGCTCGATCCGGTTACCCGTCGTATCCAGGTGCGTGCCGAAATCGATAACAGTTCGCACCGCCTCAAGCCGGAAATGTTCGCAAGAGCCACACCGGTGGCGGACAGTCGTCACAACATGCCGCGTATTCCGAACACTGCCCTGTTCTCGCAGGGACTGCACAGTTTCGTGTTTGTCGAGCAATCTCCGGGTGTGCTGCAACGCCGTCACATCGAGCTCGGCCTGCAAAGTCACGAATACAGCTACGTCAAGGAAGGGCTGCAGCCCGGCGA is a window of Sideroxydans sp. CL21 DNA encoding:
- a CDS encoding efflux RND transporter periplasmic adaptor subunit, with protein sequence MKKILAGLTVVILAAVGYTGWQKFQASSRAESSVEKPAVHTPKDTIRFAENAPQLAFLQIKPVESYPEPMVDSLNARLAYDDNRTARVFPPIAGRVLKITVDAGSEIRAGDELLVLDAPDYAQATSDEVKARADLERKRQANDRAGELLKVNGISLKDAESAAADFHQAEAEAQRTEARLRNLQSMASMTDGKFILRAPIGGTVSERQVNLGSEVRTDAANPIFVITDSKKLWALIDLPELYLDKVKVGQAVSVEVDAYPGEAFKGKITVIAEALDPVTRRIQVRAEIDNSSHRLKPEMFARATPVADSRHNMPRIPNTALFSQGLHSFVFVEQSPGVLQRRHIELGLQSHEYSYVKEGLQPGERVVTTGALLLNSELSGND